From Alphaproteobacteria bacterium, the proteins below share one genomic window:
- a CDS encoding DUF3035 domain-containing protein, with product MIGQILKVLGLAGAMAALGACGIMDSIGGNRKVSPDEFKVVSHTPLTMPPNADLRPPRPGAPRPGDQTPQAQARAVLAPAPTATAGRGGAARPAPAPVASTGSPAETQLLARAGGGSGGSDIRTQLNRESRILADSDRSLIDALIFWQDTPPPGVILDPVREQARLRAAQAQGTDPGGATPQIERRKRGIFEGIF from the coding sequence ATGATTGGACAGATCCTGAAGGTGCTCGGCCTGGCTGGTGCCATGGCCGCGCTCGGCGCGTGCGGCATCATGGATAGCATCGGCGGCAACAGGAAGGTCTCGCCGGACGAATTCAAGGTGGTCTCGCACACCCCCCTGACCATGCCGCCCAACGCCGATCTGCGCCCGCCGCGGCCCGGCGCGCCGCGTCCGGGCGATCAGACGCCGCAGGCCCAGGCGCGCGCCGTGCTGGCGCCGGCGCCCACGGCGACGGCCGGGCGCGGCGGCGCGGCCCGGCCGGCCCCGGCGCCGGTCGCCTCGACCGGCAGCCCGGCGGAGACGCAGCTGCTCGCACGCGCCGGCGGCGGCAGTGGCGGCAGCGACATTCGAACCCAGCTCAATCGCGAGAGCCGTATCCTGGCCGACAGCGACCGCTCGCTGATCGACGCGCTGATCTTCTGGCAGGACACGCCGCCTCCGGGCGTGATCCTCGATCCGGTCAGGGAACAGGCCCGCCTGCGCGCGGCGCAGGCCCAGGGCACCGATCCGGGCGGCGCCACGCCGCAGATCGAGCGGCGCAAGCGCGGCATCTTCGAGGGCATCTTCTAG
- the lspA gene encoding signal peptidase II, with amino-acid sequence MRAGLILAAITIVADQASKWLLQDMLQKQPVIEVIPGFFNLVMVWNRGISFGMLGGAGALPPWVLSAIAVAICIALFFWLRAARSRWTAWAIGLVIGGAIGNVVDRARWGAVFDFADFYIGRWHWPAFNVADAAIVIGVLALLAESLMPGVTKEKR; translated from the coding sequence ATGCGGGCGGGCCTGATCCTGGCGGCGATCACCATCGTCGCCGACCAGGCCAGCAAATGGCTGCTGCAGGACATGCTGCAGAAGCAGCCCGTCATCGAGGTGATCCCGGGGTTCTTCAACCTGGTGATGGTGTGGAATCGCGGCATCAGCTTCGGGATGCTGGGCGGCGCCGGCGCCCTGCCTCCCTGGGTGCTGTCGGCGATCGCCGTGGCGATCTGCATCGCGCTCTTCTTCTGGCTGCGTGCGGCACGCAGCCGCTGGACCGCGTGGGCCATCGGCCTTGTCATCGGCGGGGCCATCGGCAATGTTGTCGATCGCGCCCGCTGGGGCGCGGTGTTCGATTTCGCCGACTTTTACATCGGGCGCTGGCACTGGCCGGCGTTCAACGTCGCCGACGCGGCGATCGTCATCGGAGTGCTGGCGCTGCTCGCCGAATCCCTGATGCCGGGCGTCACGAAAGAAAAGCGATGA
- the ileS gene encoding isoleucine--tRNA ligase encodes MTADYRSTVFLPETDFPMRAGLPKKEPELLAFWARLGLFERLRAQSEGREKFILHDGPPYANGNLHIGHALNKILKDVVTRSQQMLGKDSHYVPGWDCHGLPIEWKIEEEYRLKNKDKDQVPINEFRQQCRAFAEHWIGVQRTEFKRLGVVGDWDNPYSTMAFEAEAVIVAELGKFLMNGGLYKGAKPVMWSVVEKTALAEAEVEYHDHKSVTLHARFPVRKASRPELEGASILIWTTTPWTIPANRALAVGADIDYAVCIVESCAEGSGARVGEKLVFATALKDAVLAAARITDVSHAATLKGADLVGTTCAHPLAALDPFYARDSEVFVGDFVTTDTGTGVVHIAPSHGADDFELGRRHGIAAEDYVADDGSYFPRVALFAGKRVYTDLGAPGDANGAVITRLAEAGMLLAKGSLTHSYPHSWRSKAPVIFRCTPQWFIAMDGRIDGLPGTLREVALKAIDDTRFVPPAGQTRLRSMIEQRPDWCVSRQRAWGVPIAVFVSKQTGEPLRDQKVMDRIVAAFRAQGADAWFENPHRFLEPDHDPANYEPVMDILDVWFDSGSTHAFTLEGRPELKWPASMYLEGSDQHRGWFHSSLLESCGTRGRAPYDAVLTHGFVLDEQGRKMSKSLGNITAPQDVCDQNGADILRLWVVGSDYSEDLRIGPEILKVHADAYRRLRNTLRYLLGNLSGFSDAERVAAKDMPELERWVLHRMAELDAEFRQAVDDFDFHLISTSLHNFCAVDLSALYFDIRKDAIYCDAPDSLRRRAARTVLQDLFTFITAWLAPFACFTAEEAWLARPSASTDGLEESVHLRTYPKIPAEWRDEALGEKWRAVRALRRVVTGALEIERNAKRIGSSLQAAPTVHASRDYVAALSGLDLAEICIVSDASLVEGEPPAEAFTLAEVPGVGVVPGRAEGEKCARCWQVLPEVGRSGAHPTLCLRCESTVAGLPQAAQ; translated from the coding sequence GTGACCGCCGACTACCGTTCCACCGTCTTCCTGCCCGAGACCGACTTCCCCATGCGCGCCGGCCTGCCCAAGAAGGAGCCGGAGCTGCTGGCGTTCTGGGCGAGGCTCGGCCTGTTCGAGCGCCTGCGCGCGCAGAGCGAGGGGCGGGAGAAGTTCATCCTCCATGACGGTCCGCCCTACGCCAACGGCAACCTGCATATCGGCCACGCGCTCAACAAGATCCTCAAGGACGTGGTGACCCGCTCGCAGCAGATGCTGGGCAAGGACAGCCACTACGTGCCGGGCTGGGACTGCCACGGCCTGCCGATCGAATGGAAGATCGAGGAAGAGTACCGGCTCAAGAACAAGGACAAGGACCAGGTCCCGATCAACGAGTTCCGCCAGCAGTGCCGCGCCTTCGCCGAGCACTGGATCGGCGTGCAGCGCACCGAGTTCAAGCGCCTGGGCGTGGTCGGCGACTGGGACAATCCCTACTCGACCATGGCCTTCGAGGCCGAAGCCGTGATCGTCGCCGAACTCGGCAAGTTCCTGATGAACGGTGGCCTCTACAAGGGCGCCAAGCCCGTCATGTGGTCGGTGGTCGAGAAAACGGCGCTCGCCGAGGCCGAGGTCGAGTACCACGACCACAAATCGGTCACGCTGCATGCGCGCTTTCCCGTGCGCAAGGCGTCGCGGCCGGAACTCGAGGGCGCTTCGATCCTGATCTGGACGACGACCCCCTGGACCATCCCGGCCAATCGCGCGCTCGCCGTCGGCGCCGACATCGATTACGCGGTCTGCATCGTCGAGTCCTGCGCCGAAGGCTCGGGCGCCAGGGTCGGCGAGAAGCTGGTCTTCGCCACGGCGCTGAAGGACGCGGTGCTGGCCGCGGCCAGGATCACCGACGTCTCGCACGCCGCGACCTTGAAGGGCGCCGACCTCGTCGGCACGACCTGTGCCCATCCGCTGGCGGCGCTCGATCCGTTCTACGCCCGCGACTCCGAGGTGTTCGTCGGCGATTTCGTGACGACCGATACCGGCACCGGCGTGGTGCACATCGCGCCCAGCCATGGCGCCGACGACTTCGAGCTGGGCCGCAGGCACGGCATTGCGGCCGAGGACTATGTCGCCGACGACGGCAGCTACTTCCCGCGCGTGGCCCTGTTCGCGGGCAAGCGGGTCTACACCGACCTTGGCGCGCCAGGTGATGCCAATGGCGCGGTGATCACGCGCCTGGCCGAGGCCGGCATGCTGCTCGCCAAGGGCTCGCTGACGCATTCCTACCCGCATTCCTGGCGCTCGAAGGCGCCGGTGATCTTCCGCTGCACGCCGCAATGGTTCATCGCCATGGACGGCAGGATCGACGGGCTCCCCGGCACGCTGCGCGAGGTGGCCCTGAAGGCGATCGACGACACGCGTTTCGTGCCGCCGGCCGGCCAGACCCGCCTGCGCTCGATGATCGAGCAGCGGCCCGACTGGTGCGTCTCCCGCCAGCGCGCCTGGGGTGTGCCGATCGCCGTCTTCGTCAGCAAGCAGACCGGCGAGCCGCTGCGCGACCAGAAGGTGATGGACCGCATCGTCGCGGCCTTCCGCGCGCAGGGTGCAGATGCCTGGTTCGAGAACCCGCATCGCTTTCTCGAGCCGGATCACGACCCGGCGAACTACGAACCGGTGATGGACATCCTCGATGTCTGGTTCGACTCGGGCTCGACGCACGCCTTCACGCTGGAGGGCCGGCCGGAGCTGAAATGGCCGGCCTCGATGTATCTCGAGGGCTCCGACCAGCATCGCGGCTGGTTCCATTCCTCGCTGCTGGAGAGCTGCGGCACGCGCGGCCGCGCGCCCTACGACGCGGTGCTGACCCACGGCTTCGTGCTCGACGAGCAGGGCCGCAAGATGTCCAAGTCGCTGGGCAACATCACCGCGCCGCAGGACGTCTGCGACCAGAACGGCGCCGATATCCTGCGCCTGTGGGTCGTCGGCTCCGACTACTCCGAGGATCTGCGCATCGGGCCGGAGATCCTCAAGGTCCATGCCGACGCCTATCGTCGCCTGCGCAATACGCTGCGCTACCTGCTGGGCAATCTCAGCGGCTTCAGCGACGCCGAGCGCGTGGCAGCGAAGGACATGCCGGAGCTGGAGCGCTGGGTGCTGCACCGCATGGCCGAGCTCGACGCCGAGTTCCGCCAGGCCGTCGACGATTTCGATTTCCATCTGATCTCGACGTCGCTGCACAATTTCTGCGCCGTCGACCTCTCGGCGCTGTACTTCGACATCCGCAAGGACGCGATCTACTGCGACGCGCCCGACTCGCTGCGCCGCCGCGCGGCGCGCACCGTGCTGCAGGACCTGTTCACCTTCATCACGGCGTGGCTGGCGCCGTTCGCCTGCTTCACCGCCGAGGAAGCCTGGCTGGCACGGCCGAGCGCCTCGACCGACGGCCTGGAGGAGTCGGTGCACCTGCGCACCTATCCGAAGATCCCGGCGGAGTGGCGCGACGAGGCGCTGGGCGAGAAATGGCGCGCCGTACGCGCGCTGCGCCGTGTCGTCACCGGCGCGCTGGAGATCGAGCGCAACGCCAAGCGCATCGGCTCCTCGCTGCAGGCGGCGCCCACGGTCCACGCCTCGCGCGACTACGTCGCCGCACTGTCCGGGCTGGACCTCGCCGAGATCTGCATCGTCTCGGATGCCAGCCTGGTCGAGGGCGAGCCGCCGGCCGAAGCCTTCACCTTGGCCGAGGTGCCGGGCGTCGGCGTCGTGCCGGGCAGGGCGGAGGGCGAGAAATGCGCCCGCTGCTGGCAGGTGCTGCCCGAGGTTGGCCGTTCGGGAGCCCATCCGACGCTCTGCCTGCGCTGCGAGTCGACCGTCGCCGGTCTGCCCCAGGCCGCGCAATGA
- a CDS encoding endonuclease/exonuclease/phosphatase family protein codes for MKLWRKAWTVGVLVAVLGLGASSATALFRSDAWIADLVESFRPHLLAGALALLPLGLTVRGGWRSACLAIVVACLAINGATIASAVRAATTPQEARGGIRLQVVTINLLWSNGQHQRLRDWLRSEAPDIVVTQETTPRWAAMLAGLDGLFPHRRLPGPADDLAVLSRHPFDMAAEVGIRAHGTLAKARLSVGRRRIDLMALHASVPASPAWRIARDEMFEDIAGFARRTRYPLIVAGDFNATPWNRSMRRLVRESPLRHAPGFWRPTWTAYVPLWMGIPLDHVLAAGECRVVARRIGPDIGSDHRPVLATVDCL; via the coding sequence ATGAAACTCTGGCGCAAGGCATGGACCGTCGGTGTGTTGGTGGCTGTGCTGGGGCTGGGCGCGAGCAGCGCCACTGCCTTGTTCCGCTCGGACGCCTGGATCGCCGATCTCGTCGAAAGCTTCCGGCCCCATCTGCTCGCGGGCGCGCTGGCGTTGCTGCCGCTCGGCCTCACGGTGCGCGGCGGCTGGCGCAGCGCTTGCCTGGCGATCGTCGTCGCCTGTCTCGCCATCAATGGCGCGACGATTGCCAGCGCCGTGCGGGCGGCGACGACGCCGCAGGAAGCGCGCGGCGGCATCCGCCTGCAGGTCGTGACGATCAACCTGCTGTGGAGCAACGGCCAGCACCAACGCCTGCGCGACTGGCTGCGGAGCGAGGCGCCGGATATCGTCGTCACCCAGGAAACCACCCCGCGCTGGGCGGCGATGCTCGCCGGACTGGACGGACTCTTCCCGCATCGCCGGCTCCCCGGCCCGGCGGACGATCTCGCGGTCCTCTCGCGCCACCCCTTCGACATGGCCGCGGAGGTGGGCATCCGGGCGCACGGCACCCTGGCGAAGGCGCGGCTTTCGGTCGGCCGGCGACGCATCGACCTGATGGCGCTGCACGCATCGGTGCCGGCCAGTCCGGCCTGGCGGATCGCCCGCGACGAGATGTTCGAGGATATCGCGGGTTTTGCCCGGCGGACCCGGTACCCGCTGATCGTCGCCGGCGACTTCAATGCCACGCCCTGGAATCGATCGATGCGCCGCCTGGTCCGCGAATCGCCGCTGCGCCACGCGCCAGGGTTCTGGCGGCCGACATGGACAGCCTATGTGCCGTTGTGGATGGGCATCCCGCTCGATCATGTCCTGGCCGCGGGGGAATGCCGGGTCGTCGCTCGCCGCATCGGACCGGACATCGGCTCCGACCACCGGCCGGTCCTGGCGACGGTAGACTGCCTGTAA
- a CDS encoding bifunctional riboflavin kinase/FAD synthetase — MSGIPVFDDWLDVTVPWHGAVVPLGNFDGVHRGHQVLIGQAADFARAKDAPVVALTFEPHPRTFFVKDTAPFRLTSPAAKTRLLARYGVQAVLAQRFDPDFAAVAADDFVDGILVAGLRARHVVCGYDFTFGARRSGNVDMLQRMGADRGFAVTVVPPVMREGEIYSSTRIREALRAGMVREAADLLGHPWEIEGKVERGDQRGRTIGFPTANVALGEYLRPRFGVYAVRAAIEENGTWLWRDAVANLGRRPTFGKLQENFEVHVLDFDGDLYGRTMRVALVDFVRPEMKFAGLEALKTQIAADRDAAREILRAG, encoded by the coding sequence ATGAGCGGCATACCCGTCTTCGACGACTGGCTCGACGTCACCGTGCCGTGGCACGGCGCGGTGGTGCCGCTGGGCAATTTCGACGGCGTGCACCGCGGCCACCAGGTGCTGATCGGCCAGGCCGCCGACTTCGCCCGGGCCAAGGACGCGCCGGTCGTCGCGCTGACCTTCGAGCCGCATCCGCGCACCTTCTTCGTCAAGGACACCGCGCCCTTTCGCCTGACCTCGCCGGCGGCCAAGACGCGGCTGCTGGCGCGCTATGGCGTGCAGGCGGTGCTGGCACAGCGCTTCGATCCCGACTTCGCCGCCGTGGCGGCCGATGATTTCGTCGACGGCATCCTCGTCGCCGGCCTGCGCGCGCGCCATGTCGTATGCGGCTACGACTTCACCTTCGGTGCGCGACGCTCGGGCAACGTCGACATGCTGCAGCGCATGGGCGCCGATCGCGGCTTCGCGGTCACCGTCGTGCCGCCCGTGATGCGCGAGGGCGAGATCTACTCCTCGACCCGCATCCGCGAGGCGCTGCGCGCCGGCATGGTGCGCGAAGCCGCCGACCTGCTGGGCCATCCCTGGGAGATCGAGGGCAAGGTCGAGCGGGGCGACCAGCGCGGCCGCACCATCGGCTTCCCCACCGCCAACGTCGCGCTGGGCGAATACCTTCGGCCACGCTTCGGCGTCTATGCCGTGCGCGCGGCGATCGAGGAGAACGGCACGTGGCTGTGGCGCGACGCCGTCGCCAATCTCGGCCGCCGCCCGACCTTCGGCAAGCTGCAGGAGAACTTCGAGGTCCACGTGCTGGACTTCGACGGCGACCTCTATGGCCGCACGATGCGCGTGGCCCTGGTCGATTTCGTCCGCCCGGAGATGAAGTTCGCCGGCTTGGAGGCGCTCAAGACCCAGATCGCCGCCGACCGCGACGCCGCGCGCGAGATCCTGCGCGCGGGCTGA
- a CDS encoding MaoC family dehydratase, with translation MHGYYLEDLSVGMSAVFGKTVTEADIMAFAGVSGDTNPIHLHEGFARASRFGERIAHGMLSASFISTVVGTKLPGPGSIYVSQSLNFKAPVKIGDTVTARCEIVEIVPERKRIKLRTECLCGDKVVLDGEAVILVPTRPRSV, from the coding sequence ATGCACGGCTACTACCTCGAGGATCTCTCGGTCGGCATGTCGGCGGTGTTCGGCAAGACCGTCACCGAGGCCGACATCATGGCCTTCGCCGGCGTCTCCGGCGACACCAACCCGATCCATCTGCACGAGGGCTTCGCCAGGGCCTCGCGCTTCGGCGAGCGCATCGCGCACGGCATGCTGAGCGCCAGCTTCATCTCGACCGTGGTCGGCACGAAGCTGCCGGGGCCGGGCTCGATCTACGTCTCGCAGTCGCTGAACTTCAAGGCGCCGGTGAAGATCGGCGACACGGTGACGGCGCGCTGCGAGATCGTCGAGATCGTGCCCGAGCGCAAGCGCATCAAGCTCAGGACCGAGTGCCTGTGCGGCGACAAGGTGGTGCTCGACGGCGAGGCGGTGATTCTCGTGCCGACGCGGCCGAGATCGGTCTGA
- a CDS encoding amidase encodes MADTSLCRLSAVETVDLLKKKKVSPLELIDAAEARIEETDGAVNAMVIRTFDRARQRARALKLPDPDTPGWLGGLPFGVKDLNDVEGVVTTFGCRVHKDNVAQRTCISVQHLEALGGLVVGKTNTPEFGAGAQTFNEVFGITRNPWDTRMTCAGSSGGSAVGLATGQVWLATGSDLGGSLRTPASFCSVVGFRPSPGRVAWGPGTLPLNTFSQNGPMGRSVADVALMLDATAKHHPLDPLSYPAPSVPYAKSASDPVAPKTVAWAGDFGGACVYDAEVEAICRAAAERFGEIGATVIEKAPDPEGARDSFQIFRGHHMAAGNGRLLRTHRELLKPEVIWNMEYGLSLTSEDLRRGLILQAGVQQRFARFMADVDIMCVPAAPVPPFPVETRYVEAINGRKMPSYIDWVLGASIVTMSGLPAVSMPCGFTRSGLPVGLMLVGKPRGEAGLISAAKLFEDIMGIARRLPIDPVVRH; translated from the coding sequence ATGGCCGACACATCGCTCTGCCGCCTGAGCGCGGTCGAGACGGTCGATCTCTTGAAGAAGAAGAAGGTCTCGCCGCTCGAGCTGATCGACGCCGCCGAGGCGCGCATCGAGGAGACCGATGGCGCGGTCAACGCCATGGTGATCCGCACCTTCGATCGCGCGCGGCAACGCGCCAGGGCGCTGAAGCTGCCCGATCCCGACACGCCGGGCTGGCTGGGCGGCCTGCCCTTCGGCGTCAAGGACCTCAACGACGTCGAGGGCGTGGTCACCACCTTCGGCTGCCGCGTGCACAAGGACAATGTCGCGCAGCGCACCTGCATCTCGGTGCAGCATCTCGAGGCGCTGGGCGGGCTGGTGGTCGGCAAGACCAACACGCCGGAGTTCGGCGCCGGCGCGCAGACCTTCAACGAGGTCTTCGGCATCACGCGCAATCCCTGGGACACGCGCATGACCTGCGCCGGCTCGTCCGGCGGCTCGGCGGTGGGGCTGGCCACCGGACAGGTCTGGCTGGCCACCGGCTCCGACCTCGGCGGCAGCCTGCGCACGCCGGCGAGCTTCTGCTCGGTCGTCGGCTTCCGTCCCAGCCCCGGCCGCGTCGCCTGGGGCCCCGGCACGCTGCCGCTCAACACCTTTTCGCAGAACGGCCCGATGGGCCGCTCGGTCGCCGACGTCGCCCTGATGCTCGACGCCACGGCGAAGCACCACCCGCTGGATCCGCTGTCCTATCCGGCGCCCTCGGTGCCCTATGCGAAATCGGCGTCGGATCCCGTCGCGCCGAAGACCGTCGCCTGGGCCGGCGATTTCGGCGGCGCCTGCGTCTACGACGCCGAGGTCGAAGCGATCTGCCGCGCCGCCGCCGAGCGCTTCGGGGAGATCGGCGCCACCGTCATCGAGAAGGCGCCTGACCCCGAGGGCGCCCGCGATTCCTTCCAGATCTTCCGCGGCCACCACATGGCGGCGGGCAACGGCAGGCTGCTGCGGACGCATCGCGAGCTGCTCAAGCCCGAGGTGATCTGGAACATGGAATACGGCCTGTCGCTGACGTCGGAAGATCTCCGCCGCGGCCTGATCCTGCAGGCCGGCGTGCAGCAGCGCTTCGCCCGCTTCATGGCCGATGTCGACATCATGTGCGTGCCGGCTGCGCCGGTGCCGCCCTTCCCGGTGGAGACGCGCTACGTCGAGGCGATCAACGGGCGCAAGATGCCGAGCTACATCGACTGGGTGCTCGGTGCCTCGATCGTCACCATGTCCGGCCTGCCGGCGGTGTCGATGCCCTGCGGTTTCACCAGGTCCGGACTGCCGGTCGGCCTGATGCTGGTCGGCAAGCCGCGCGGCGAGGCCGGCCTGATCTCGGCCGCCAAGCTGTTCGAGGACATCATGGGCATCGCCAGGCGCCTGCCCATCGATCCTGTTGTGCGTCACTAG
- a CDS encoding phosphotransferase family protein: MDGARDGDARRELVQGLTKACSRHFGRAVRIDGLFRHSGGASRQTWGFDAIFDDGSVEKLVLRRDPPRAADAPPQSLENSLAIDRATEFAVMRAAGLHGVPAPQMLFIAQPGDGVGDGYVMRSVGGTAIARELLRAPRFEQARGKITTQLGTILATLHSVPLAALPKLRVGTAESVIATMRRALDVTGEPHPVFELALSWLERRMPPAPAAPGFVHGDFRTGNYLVDESGVTAILDWEIAHLGDPLEDLGWLCVKSWRFGAIDRPAGGFGSREELWDAYEAAGGARVDRDHARWWEILGTARWGVICMTQAWKHLSGAEESMELASIGRRAVETEFDLLELLG; encoded by the coding sequence ATGGACGGCGCACGCGACGGCGACGCGCGCAGGGAGCTGGTTCAGGGGCTCACCAAGGCCTGTTCGCGCCACTTCGGCCGCGCGGTGCGGATCGACGGGCTGTTTCGCCACTCCGGCGGCGCCTCGCGCCAGACCTGGGGCTTCGATGCGATCTTCGATGACGGCTCGGTCGAGAAGCTCGTCCTGCGCCGCGATCCGCCGCGTGCCGCGGACGCGCCGCCGCAGAGCCTCGAGAACAGCCTCGCGATCGATCGCGCCACCGAATTCGCGGTGATGCGCGCCGCCGGGCTGCACGGCGTGCCGGCGCCCCAGATGCTGTTCATCGCCCAGCCCGGCGACGGCGTCGGCGACGGCTACGTGATGCGCAGCGTCGGCGGAACGGCGATCGCACGCGAGCTGCTGCGCGCGCCGCGCTTCGAGCAGGCGCGCGGGAAGATCACCACCCAGCTCGGCACCATCCTGGCGACGTTGCACTCGGTGCCGCTCGCGGCGCTGCCGAAGCTGCGGGTCGGCACCGCGGAATCGGTGATCGCCACCATGCGTCGCGCGCTCGATGTCACCGGCGAGCCGCATCCGGTGTTCGAGCTGGCGCTCTCCTGGCTCGAGCGCCGCATGCCGCCGGCGCCGGCGGCACCGGGCTTCGTGCACGGCGATTTCCGCACCGGCAACTACCTCGTCGATGAGAGCGGCGTCACCGCGATCCTCGACTGGGAGATCGCGCATCTGGGCGATCCGCTGGAGGATCTCGGCTGGCTCTGCGTGAAGTCCTGGCGCTTCGGCGCAATCGACAGGCCGGCCGGCGGCTTCGGCTCGCGCGAGGAGCTGTGGGACGCCTACGAGGCGGCCGGCGGTGCCAGGGTCGATCGCGACCACGCGCGCTGGTGGGAGATCCTCGGCACGGCGCGCTGGGGCGTGATCTGCATGACGCAGGCGTGGAAGCACCTGTCGGGCGCGGAGGAGTCGATGGAACTGGCCAGCATCGGACGGCGCGCCGTCGAGACCGAGTTCGACCTGCTCGAGCTGCTGGGCTGA
- a CDS encoding winged helix-turn-helix transcriptional regulator has protein sequence MVTTNRLSETAALMGDPARASMLLALMDGKPRPATDLAAQARVTPQTTSGHLSKLVAAGLLAVDQQGRHRYYRLADVSVAEALEAVMAVAARTAQTPARPAPASAAWRRDSRLRRCRTCYDHLAGQVGMAIADSLSRNGHIEAAPGKDWLVTARGELFCRKVGVDIDGARSVAETGRRHFARQCLDWSERRPHIAGALGAAIADLFFSRGWARRRSDGRAVDLTPAGEKALAKLFRAEVAEA, from the coding sequence ATGGTTACGACCAACCGCCTGTCGGAGACCGCCGCCCTGATGGGCGATCCGGCGCGCGCCTCGATGCTGCTGGCGCTGATGGACGGCAAGCCGCGCCCGGCGACCGATCTCGCCGCCCAGGCGCGGGTGACGCCGCAGACCACCAGCGGGCATCTGTCCAAGCTGGTCGCCGCGGGGCTGCTCGCGGTCGACCAGCAGGGACGTCATCGCTACTACCGGCTTGCCGACGTCTCCGTGGCCGAGGCGCTCGAGGCGGTGATGGCGGTCGCCGCGCGCACGGCGCAGACGCCGGCCAGGCCGGCGCCGGCCAGCGCGGCATGGCGGCGCGATTCGCGGCTGCGGCGCTGCCGCACCTGCTACGATCATCTCGCCGGCCAGGTCGGCATGGCGATCGCGGACTCGCTTTCGCGCAATGGTCATATCGAGGCGGCGCCGGGCAAGGACTGGCTGGTCACCGCGCGCGGCGAGCTGTTCTGCCGCAAGGTCGGCGTCGACATCGACGGCGCGCGCAGCGTGGCCGAGACCGGCCGCCGCCATTTCGCGCGCCAGTGCCTGGACTGGAGCGAGCGGCGCCCGCACATCGCCGGCGCGCTGGGCGCGGCGATCGCCGACCTGTTCTTCAGCCGCGGCTGGGCGCGACGGCGCAGCGACGGGCGCGCCGTGGATCTCACGCCGGCGGGAGAAAAGGCGCTGGCGAAGCTGTTCCGCGCCGAGGTGGCCGAGGCATAG
- a CDS encoding PaaI family thioesterase, with product MSVPPEHAARERPAPTPAPPPEGFVQLTGRGGYTTHNGPWYEKYDEAGRLIRGFRVLPHHLNALGIIHGGLLSAFLDTTMGSAVWLATRRRAVTLRLQLDYLNNTRLNDWVEGTADCTGFDGEVAYVTARLYCRRHTLATGQGVFALLSPRRKD from the coding sequence ATGAGCGTACCGCCAGAACATGCCGCCCGCGAGCGTCCCGCGCCGACGCCGGCCCCGCCGCCCGAAGGCTTCGTCCAGCTCACCGGCCGCGGCGGCTACACCACGCATAACGGGCCGTGGTACGAGAAATACGACGAGGCCGGCCGGCTGATCCGCGGCTTTCGCGTGCTGCCGCATCATCTCAATGCGCTCGGCATCATCCATGGCGGGCTGCTGAGCGCCTTCCTCGACACCACCATGGGCAGCGCCGTGTGGCTGGCGACCCGGCGGCGCGCGGTGACGCTCCGGCTGCAGCTCGACTATCTCAACAACACCAGGCTCAACGACTGGGTCGAGGGCACCGCCGACTGCACCGGTTTCGACGGCGAGGTGGCCTATGTCACGGCCCGCCTCTATTGCCGCCGCCACACGCTGGCGACCGGCCAGGGCGTCTTCGCCCTGCTCAGCCCGCGCCGCAAGGACTGA
- a CDS encoding DUF488 domain-containing protein, translating into MSIFTIGHSNHPIERFVALLRDAGVTLLADVRSTPYSRRVPHFNRERLRDTLKAAGIDYRHLGGALGGKPQGGERDYIAMARTPAFIAALDAVMEESSRQPLALMCAEREPLDCHRTILVSRHLATRGADIVHLLADGGRAAHADIEAHLVAWYERRAGPLLAERDPARRLAAAYDERGAAMTGR; encoded by the coding sequence ATGTCCATCTTCACCATCGGCCATTCCAACCACCCGATCGAGCGCTTCGTGGCGCTGCTGCGCGACGCCGGCGTCACGCTGCTCGCCGATGTGCGCTCGACGCCGTACTCGCGCCGCGTGCCGCACTTCAACCGCGAACGCCTGCGCGACACACTGAAGGCAGCCGGCATCGACTATCGCCATCTCGGCGGCGCGCTGGGCGGCAAGCCGCAGGGCGGCGAGCGCGACTACATCGCGATGGCGCGCACGCCGGCGTTCATCGCGGCGCTCGACGCGGTGATGGAGGAGTCGTCAAGGCAGCCGCTCGCCCTGATGTGCGCCGAGCGCGAGCCGCTGGATTGTCACCGCACGATTCTCGTCTCGCGCCATCTCGCGACGCGCGGCGCCGACATCGTGCATCTGCTGGCCGACGGCGGGCGCGCGGCGCATGCCGATATCGAAGCGCACCTCGTCGCGTGGTATGAGCGTCGTGCCGGCCCGCTGCTGGCCGAGCGCGATCCGGCACGCCGACTGGCCGCGGCCTATGACGAACGCGGCGCGGCGATGACCGGTCGATGA